A genomic window from Zootoca vivipara chromosome Z, rZooViv1.1, whole genome shotgun sequence includes:
- the LOC118080185 gene encoding zinc finger protein 160-like: MHRNPIQKKHHKGKRTNQSPLCSKTLKGKSSLNSHCRIHTEEKLCKCLVCGKSSSDSSGLKSHERIHAGQESYKCLECGKGFNRHSTLKSHQRIHTGEKQYTCFDCGKTFRQLSSLTSHQRIHAGEKPYKCWECGMSFAQNSNLTSHKRIHTGEKPYKCLQCRRSFAHSSSLASHNRAHTGEKPYKCLECGKSFTRRSSLTIHLKIHTGEKQHTCFDCGKTFRHRSSLTLHQRIHTGEKPYRCWECGMSFAQNSNLTSHKRIHTGEKPYKCLQCRRSFAHSSSLASHNRAHTGEKQYKCLECGKSFTHRSSLTIHLKIHTGEKQYTCFECGKTFRHCSSLTLHQRIHAGEKPYRCWECGMSFAHSNNLTSHNRAHTGEKPYKCLECGKSFTRRSSLTIHLKIHTGEKQYTCFECGKTFRHCSSLTLHQRIHAGEKPYRCWECGMSFAHSNNLTSHNRAHTGEKPYKCLECGKSFTHRSSLTIHLKIHTGEKQYTCFECGKTFRHCSSLTLHQRIHAGEKPYRCWECGMSFAHSNNLTSHNRAHTGEKPYKCLECGKSFTRRSSLTIHLKIHTGEKQCTCFDCGKTFRHSSSLTSHRRIHTGEKPYQCLECGKRFAHGSSLTCHKRTHMG, translated from the coding sequence ATGCATCGAAACCCCATTCAGAAAAAACATCACAAGGGAAAGAGAACAAATCAGAGCCCTTTATGCAGCAAAACATTGAAAGGTAAATCTAGCTTGAACTCACACTGCAGAATCCACACAGAGGAGAAACTGTGTAAATGcttggtgtgtggaaagagctccAGTGACAGCTCAGGCCTAAAATCACATGAAAGAATTCACGCAGGACAGGAATCATACAaatgcttagaatgtggaaagggTTTCAATCGCCACTCAACCCTTAAATCgcatcaacgaattcacacaggggagaaacagtATACCTGTTTTGACTGTGGAAAGACCTTCCGTCAGCTCTCAAGCCTTACATCTCATCAAAGAATCCAcgcaggggagaagccatataaatgttGGGAGTGCGGAATGAGCTTTGCTCAGAATAGTAACCTTACTTCACataagagaatccacacaggggagaagccatataaatgttTGCAGTGCAGAAGGAGCTTTGCTCACAGTAGTAGCCTTGCTTCACATAATAGagcccacacaggggagaaaccatataaatgcttggaatgtggaaagagcttcactcgcaGATCAAGCCTTACAATACATCTaaaaattcacacaggggagaaacagcATACCTGTTTTGACTGTGGAAAGACCTTCCGTCACCGCTCAAGCCTTACATTgcatcaaagaatccacacaggggagaagccatatagaTGTTGGGAGTGCGGAATGAGCTTTGCTCAGAATAGTAACCTTACTTCACataagagaatccacacaggggagaagccatataaatgttTGCAGTGCAGAAGGAGCTTTGCTCACAGTAGTAGCCTTGCTTCACATAATAGagcccacacaggggagaaacaatataaatgcttggaatgtggaaagagcttcactcacagATCAAGCCTTACAATACATCTaaaaattcacacaggggagaaacagtATACCTGTTTTGAATGCGGAAAGACCTTCCGTCACTGCTCAAGCCTTACATTGCATCAAAGAATCCAcgcaggggagaagccatatagaTGTTGGGAGTGCGGAATGAGCTTTGCTCACAGTAATAACCTTACTTCACATAATAGagcccacacaggggagaaaccatataaatgcttggaatgtggaaagagcttcactcgcaGATCAAGCCTTACAATACATCTaaaaattcacacaggggagaaacagtATACCTGTTTTGAATGCGGAAAGACCTTCCGTCACTGCTCAAGCCTTACATTGCATCAAAGAATCCAcgcaggggagaagccatatagaTGTTGGGAGTGCGGAATGAGCTTTGCTCACAGTAATAACCTTACTTCACATAATAGagcccacacaggggagaaaccatataaatgcttggaatgtggaaagagcttcactcacagATCAAGCCTTACAATACATCTaaaaattcacacaggggagaaacagtATACCTGTTTTGAATGCGGAAAGACCTTCCGTCACTGCTCAAGCCTTACATTGCATCAAAGAATCCAcgcaggggagaagccatatagaTGTTGGGAGTGCGGAATGAGCTTTGCTCACAGTAATAACCTTACTTCACATAATAGagcccacacaggggagaaaccatataaatgcttggaatgtggaaagagcttcactcgcaGATCAAGCCTTACAATACATCTaaaaattcacacaggggagaaacagtGTACCTGTTTTGACTGTGGAAAGACCTTCCGTCACAGCTCAAGCCTTACATCTCATcgaagaatccacacaggggagaagccatatcaatgtttggagtgtggaaagagatttgCACATGGATCTAGCCTTACTTGTCATAAAAGAACTCACATGGGATAA